Proteins encoded together in one Carassius auratus strain Wakin unplaced genomic scaffold, ASM336829v1 scaf_tig00214282, whole genome shotgun sequence window:
- the LOC113091761 gene encoding neurexophilin-1, which yields MRATCWCAVFLLTPAVYLVSSAHASIQGKSELLKSGSPKSTLKHIWTESSKDLSISRLLSQTLHGKENATALDLHYDTPEPYSEQDLWDWLRNTTDLQESRPRAKRRPMVKTGKFKKMFGWGDFHSNIKTVKLNLLITGKIVDHGNGTFSVFFRHNSTGQGNVSVSLVPPSKIVEFDLTAQQSVIDSKDSKSFNCRIEYEKVERGSKNTLCNFDPSKTCYQEQTQSHVSWLCSKPFKVICIYISFYSTDYKLVQKVCPDYNYHSDTPYFPSG from the coding sequence GTTTCAAGTGCCCATGCTTCTATCCAGGGGAAGTCGGAGCTGCTCAAATCAGGGAGCCCCAAGTCGACACTAAAGCATATATGGACAGAAAGCAGTAAGGACTTGTCCATCAGTCGACTTTTATCACAGACTCTCCATGGAAAGGAAAACGCAACTGCCCTGGACCTGCACTATGACACTCCGGAGCCTTACTCAGAGCAGGATCTGTGGGACTGGCTGAGGAATACCACGGACCTGCAGGAATCCAGGCCTCGAGCCAAACGCCGGCCAATGGTCAAGACAGGCAAGTTCAAGAAAATGTTTGGCTGGGGAGATTTCCACTCCAACATCAAAACGGTCAAGCTCAACCTTCTGATCACTGGAAAGATCGTCGATCATGGTAATGGCACCTTCAGCGTCTTCTTCCGCCATAACTCTACGGGCCAAGGCAACGTGTCCGTCAGCCTGGTCCCGCCGAGCAAAATCGTTGAGTTTGATTTGACAGCCCAGCAGTCGGTCATTGACTCCAAGGATTCCAAATCCTTCAACTGCCGCATTGAGTACGAGAAAGTTGAGAGGGGCTCCAAGAACACGCTCTGCAACTTCGACCCATCTAAGACATGTTACCAAGAGCAGACACAAAGCCATGTATCCTGGCTCTGCTCAAAGCCCTTCAAAGTAATTTGCATTTACATCTCCTTCTACAGCACCGACTACAAGCTTGTGCAGAAAGTCTGCCCAGATTATAACTACCACAGCGATACTCCTTACTTCCCTTCTGGCTGA